The Burkholderia cepacia genomic interval CGTCTGCTCGACCGCCTGTTCAACAACGGCGTGCAGTTCGTGATGACGTCCAACTACGATCCCGACGACCTGTATCCGGACGGTCTGCATCGCGACCGCATGCTGCCGGCGATCGCGCTGATCAAGGACAAGCTCGACGTGCTGAACGTCGACGCGGGCGTCGATTATCGCCAGCGCACGCTCGCGCAGGTGAAGATGTATCACACGCCGCTCGGCGCGGACGCCGACCGCGAACTGCGCCATGCGTTCGGCAAGCTCGCGGCGGTACCCGATGAAAGCCCGCTCCTGCATATCGAGAAGCGCGAGCTGAAGGCACTGCGCAAGGCGGACGGTGTCGTATGGTTCGATTTCGCGACGCTGTGCGGCGGCCCGCGCTCGCAGAACGACTATCTCGAACTCGCGAGCCGGTTCCATGCGATCGTGCTGTCCGAGGTGCCGCAGATGTCGCCGCGGATGGCGTCCGAGGCACGTCGCTTCACGTGGCTCATCGACGTGCTGTACGACCACAAGGTCAAGCTGCTGATGTCCGCGGCGGTGCCGGCGGAGCAGCTGTACGTCGAAGGTCCGATGGCCAACGAGTTTGCGCGTACGGTCTCGCGCATCGTCGAGATGCAGTCGAAGGAGTATCTCGAAACGCCGCGCCGCATCGTCGATACGTCGCTGACCTGAGCGCGAGCGATCGATGTGGCGTGCGAAGTTGCGGCATTCAATGGTTAATTCCAGTTAAATCGATGCCATCTCGCCGCAATTTCGGATTAGTCTTATATTCAATCCCGGGTTGAGCCGATATCGTTGTGTCATGGTTACCAAGGCTGGAGATGTCCATGACACCGTATCGCGATCTGACCGA includes:
- the zapE gene encoding cell division protein ZapE translates to MNVTEYYTRELTTRGYQSDPAQRAAVDRLQQCFDEWVEYKARRSNAFKKLINHPDLPRGVYMWGGVGRGKSFLMDSFYAVVPVQRKTRLHFHEFMREVHRELEELKGQADPLDELARRIAKRYRLICFDEFHVSDIADAMILYRLLDRLFNNGVQFVMTSNYDPDDLYPDGLHRDRMLPAIALIKDKLDVLNVDAGVDYRQRTLAQVKMYHTPLGADADRELRHAFGKLAAVPDESPLLHIEKRELKALRKADGVVWFDFATLCGGPRSQNDYLELASRFHAIVLSEVPQMSPRMASEARRFTWLIDVLYDHKVKLLMSAAVPAEQLYVEGPMANEFARTVSRIVEMQSKEYLETPRRIVDTSLT